Proteins co-encoded in one Arachis hypogaea cultivar Tifrunner chromosome 11, arahy.Tifrunner.gnm2.J5K5, whole genome shotgun sequence genomic window:
- the LOC112721080 gene encoding uncharacterized protein, with protein MVTDAHKYWSEYLPLALWTYRTTRHGTSGVTPFSLVYGVEAVLPAEIEVPTARMLLDEARDREVELQELEEKREVVGSKMEEYHRRLALAYDKHVRPRVFLEGDLVLKSVDAVMRKMSLPKWAPKWEGPYIVSEVHPTDTVSCWTQIMEQPLAPSISSMSRSTMPNFSFSSLNFNSKRLFYQEPMFMLYYSTSILQCMKKLH; from the coding sequence ATGGTGACCGATGCCCATAAATATTGGAGTGAATACCTACCACTTGCTCTTTGGACTTACAGAACAACCAGACATGGAACAAGTGGAGTAACACCCTTCTCGTTGGTTTACGGGGTTGAAGCTGTACTGCCAGCAGAGATTGAAGTACCCACCGCCAGGATGTTGTTAGACGAAGCAAGGGATCGTGAAGTTGAGTtgcaagaattggaagaaaaaagagaagttgTGGGAAGCAAGATGGAAGAATACCATCGGAGACTAGCATTAGCTTATGACAAGCATGTTCGGCCCAGGGTGTTCCTAGAGGGTGATCTGGTATTAAAATCAGTAGACGCAGTAATGAGAAAGATGTCTTTGCCAAAATGGGCTCCCAAATGGGAGGGTCCTTACATTGTTTCTGAAGTACACCCAACGGACACTGTATCTTGCTGGACCCAGATCATGGAACAACCACTGGCCCCATCAATTTCAAGTATGTCAAGAAGTACTATGCCTAATTTCAGCTTTAGTAGCTTGAATTTCAATTCCAAAAGGCTTTTTTATCAAGAGCCAatgtttatgttatattattcTACAAGCATCTTGCAATGCATGAAAAAATTGCATTAG